The following coding sequences lie in one Lolium perenne isolate Kyuss_39 chromosome 2, Kyuss_2.0, whole genome shotgun sequence genomic window:
- the LOC127331477 gene encoding F-box/kelch-repeat protein At3g23880-like produces MASSSSSPPVLGADANDPATRAATLLEDLPQEIIDKILVRLPSKDIGRFRAVCTSWGSATSTPQFMLEHHRRQPSLPIINGNGRPASLVVLRDTSARASNQHLWPFRPGFKHRSEYRLLGSCDGFLVVCRRSQFRSRFYAFNPVIHKHALLAQPQVGQSFYNTMIGFYRDHPTGEYRVLWVSRSHHSWSHHLCKPGLYILTVGSDRPRYVGFRTTKDLPPSEHIMFLQRLCCSSYYSPPVHHRGSLHWCSYGTSDIIVFDTQAESFRWMQSPTELWPSKLFDMKGMLALWAGSARYYNGFTIMDVWVMRDYEAEIWAFMYRIDLSTVEASRQLYSTSFYKKNKRKFKKKKLLDSPVRLFEDMAVLNNRELLIMYDENKVLRCNIDGKFLGIVNLGKGQYYMWLTQHRLQESIVPIPYHETQEEDEESVFSTGCV; encoded by the coding sequence ATGGCGTCCAGTTCGAGCTCTCCTCCTGTGCTGGGTGCAGACGCGAACGATCCCGCTACGAGAGCCGCGACCCTGCTCGAGGACCTGCCTCAGGAGATCATTGACAAGATCCTCGTCCGGTTGCCGTCCAAGGACATTGGCCGCTTCCGCGCCGTCTGCACGTCGTGGGGCAGTGCTACCTCCACTCCTCAGTTCATGCTCGAACACCACCGCCGCCAGCCATCGCTCCCCATCATCAACGGGAATGGGCGGCCGGCAAGTCTAGTCGTCCTCCGTGACACTAGTGCTCGAGCCTCCAATCAACACCTCTGGCCTTTCCGTCCGGGCTTCAAACACCGCTCCGAGTATCGCCTCCTAGGCTCTTGCGATGGCTTCCTCGTCGTATGCCGAAGATCCCAATTTCGATCCCGATTCTACGCCTTCAACCCGGTCATCCACAAGCATGCTCTACTAGCACAGCCTCAAGTTGGGCAATCCTTCTACAATACCATGATCGGTTTCTACCGGGACCATCCAACCGGAGAATACAGGGTACTGTGGGTCTCACGGTCACATCACTCGTGGTCACATCATTTGTGTAAACCCGGCTTATACATCCTCACGGTAGGATCAGACAGGCCAAGGTACGTCGGATTCAGAACAACAAAAGACTTGCCGCCTTCGGAGCATATCATGTTTCTGCAAAGGCTGTGTTGTTCGTCCTATTATTCGCCACCGGTCCACCACCGTGGTAGCCTGCACTGgtgttcttatggcacatcagacATAATTGTGTTTGACACACAAGCTGAGTCATTCCGGTGGATGCAGAGTCCCACCGAGTTGTGGCCTAGTAAGTTGTTCGACATGAAAGGGATGTTGGCTCTCTGGGCCGGCTCGGCTCGCTATTACAATGGTTTCACCATCATGGATGTCTGGGTGATGCGGGATTACGAGGCTGAAATCTGGGCTTTCATGTACCGAATTGACCTGTCAACGGTGGAAGCATCTAGACAACTTTATTCTACTTCAttctataagaaaaataaaaggaaatttaaAAAGAAAAAGCTACTTGATTCACCAGTTCGATTGTTCGAAGATATGGCTGTGCTCAACAACCGTGAGTTGTTGATCATGTATGATGAAAACAAGGTCTTGCGCTGCAACATTGATGGCAAGTTCTTAGGAATTGTGAACCTTGGAAAAGGACAATATTATATGTGGCTTACTCAGCACCGCCTCCAAGAGAGCATTGTTCCAATTCCTTATCATGAGAcgcaagaggaagatgaggagtctGTGTTCTCCACGGGGTGTGTCTGA
- the LOC127331478 gene encoding fruit protein pKIWI502, producing the protein MATISTAATISTPTTLRPSSRHAFAHPKMLRSLPSLRRRLPSLVTVAAVQQDAAVWNAAPVSSVGAASADGTLFHLRVDLSDAADLASSYTAPGQYLTIRVPGEDGLKPAFMAIASPPGAGGGFEFLVKTVPGATAEKLCALRDGDVVELGAVMGNGFPIERVTPTDAAETLLLFATGTGISPIRSLIEFGFAADQRADVRLYYGARNLQTMAYQDRFAEWESTGLKIVPVLSQPDDSWEGARGYVQKAFLDAKNIANPTSTGAVLCGQKQMLEEVTSALAADGVSQDKILKNF; encoded by the coding sequence ATGGCCACCATCTCCACGGCCGCCACCATCTCCACGCCCACcaccctccgcccctcctccaggCATGCCTTCGCCCACCCCAAAATGCTGCGCTCGCTcccctccctccgccgccgcctgcccTCCCTAGTCACCGTCGCCGCGGTCCAGCAGGACGCCGCCGTCTGGAACGCGGCCCCCGTCTCCTCCGTCGGCGCGGCCAGCGCCGACGGCACGCTCTTCCACCTCCGCGTCGACCTCTCCGACGCCGCCGACCTCGCCTCCTCCTACACCGCGCCGGGGCAGTACCTCACGATCCGCGTCCCCGGCGAGGACGGCCTCAAGCCGGCCTTCATGGCCATCGCGTCCCCCCCGGGGGCGGGCGGCGGGTTCGAGTTCCTGGTCAAGACCGTCCCCGGCGCCACGGCGGAGAAGCTCTGCGCCCTCCGCGACGGGGACGTGGTGGAGCTCGGCGCCGTCATGGGGAACGGCTTCCCGATCGAGAGGGTCACTCCCACGGACGCCGCGGAGACACTGCTCCTCTTCGCCACCGGGACCGGGATAAGCCCGATCCGCTCGCTCATCGAGTTCGGCTTCGCGGCCGACCAGAGAGCCGACGTGAGGCTCTactacggcgccagaaatctcCAGACCATGGCGTATCAGGATCGATTTGCGGAGTGGGAGTCAACGGGGCTCAAGATCGTGCCCGTCCTGTCGCAGCCTGATGATAGTTGGGAAGGTGCACGCGGGTATGTTCAGAAGGCGTTCTTGGATGCCAAGAACATTGCAAATCCTACCTCGACTGGAGCAGTGCTGTGTGGGCAGAAACAGATGCTTGAGGAGGTCACATCGGCCCTTGCAGCAGATGGTGTATCACAGGATAAAATCTTGAAGAACTTCTGA
- the LOC127328287 gene encoding F-box protein At1g30790-like: MAWEIFIRLSAKDILRCRAVCRFWHDLTCAPDFLQAHHQRQPTLPLVMLHHTASTDRGLPFGERGRPVLGFDDYEGFKLLASCDGLLLLYLSDGRYSICNPATRQCAPLSCLSAAGDIRIVAMYLHRPSGEYRVLYWKGRQQGHPEAVYYILMVRRGRSPRCIGFPSDTPGMEKAMLTCKYGMTPNNYYAPPVVFRNCLHWDTSNPKTASIVVFDTVVESFRFMRRPRRGATRFDSRLCDMEGSIGFSCFDNEGTSAKIWVLEDYEREVWSIKYHVNFPSKNLSYLRDRETYHFVLSQKGDVLVYSCSTGYMFHCDNTGKLLEEFQCGNPWSLNIIGHGFKESLVKQDISLRRGCGCVRQLRFFQRI, encoded by the coding sequence ATGGCGTGGGAAATTTTTATCCGCCTTTCGGCAAAGGATATCCTTCGTTGCCGCGCCGTGTGCCGCTTCTGGCATGACCTCACCTGCGCCCCTGATTTTCTCCAAGCCCACCATCAACGCCAGCCGACGCTCCCACTCGTCATGCTCCACCACACAGCTAGTACAGACCGCGGGTTGCCATTCGGTGAGCGTGGCCGCCCTGTTCTCGGGTTTGACGACTACGAAGGCTTCAAGCTTCTTGCGTCCTGCGACGGCCTTCTCTTGCTCTACCTCTCTGACGGTCGCTACAGCATCTGCAACCCGGCCACGCGTCAGTGCGCTCCACTCTCATGCCTCTCCGCCGCTGGCGACATCAGAATCGTGGCGATGTACCTGCACCGCCCGTCCGGCGAGTACCGTGTGCTGTACTGGAAGGGCAGACAACAGGGCCACCCTGAAGCTGTCTACTACATCCTTATGGTACGGCGAGGGCGGTCGCCAAGGTGCATCGGCTTTCCTTCAGATACCCCTGGCATGGAGAAAGCTATGCTAACCTGCAAGTATGGAATGACTCCTAATAACTATTATGCCCCACCCGTTGTGTTCCGCAACTGCCTTCACTGGGACACCAGCAATCCCAAGACTGCCAGTATAGTTGTTTTCGACACTGTGGTTGAGTCATTCAGGTTCATGCGCCGTCCGCGCCGTGGTGCGACTAGATTCGACAGTCGTTTGTGTGACATGGAAGGTTCAATTGGCTTCAGCTGTTTCGACAATGAGGGGACATCTGCCAAAATCTGGGTCTTGGAGGACTATGAAAGGGAGGTGTGGTCAATCAAATACCATGTTAACTTCCCAAGCAAGAACTTGTCTTACCTCCGAGACCGAGAAACATACCATTTTGTTTTGTCACAAAAAGGAGATGTGCTGGTCTACAGTTGCTCCACAGGTTACATGTTCCACTGTGACAACACTGGAAAACTGCTAGAGGAATTCCAATGTGGTAATCCATGGAGTTTGAACATCATTGGGCATGGCTTCAAAGAAAGCCTCGTCAAACAGGACATCTCCTTGAGGCGAGGCTGTGGCTGTGTTAGACAACTACGATTTTTCCAAAGGATCTAA